A stretch of DNA from Erythrolamprus reginae isolate rEryReg1 chromosome 10, rEryReg1.hap1, whole genome shotgun sequence:
tctatccatccatctatccatccacccacccaccacccataaatccatccatctacccaacACAccgacccacccacccatccatccatctatcagacCATATTTCTTACACCTAGCACAGTAGAGAGATAGGTTtcatgctcaagaccttccaccctttttgtagcccgtctttggacccgttcaattctatccatctctttttgtaggtgaggtctccagaactggacacagtattattccaaatgtggcctcaccagcgctctatacagcgggatcacaatctccctcttcctgcttgttatacctctagctatgcagccaagcattctacctgctttccctaccgcctgaccgcacgaTTCACCCTTttggagactgtcggaaatcacgacccctcaatccttctcttctgacgtttttgccaATACAaaactccgattgaggattccttttgcccaagtgcattattttacatttcgaaacattgaactgcagtttccattgttttgaccacttatctggtaaaggctctggagcctagggtaggtgaaaaatggacctaccagGCCCATCAAAGGGAAACGGGGGGATGGAGAGGATCATGTGGACATGCAATGGGgggcagcattgaattatgggtgtgggcactcgagcaTGTGTATCtatgctttcggcacccaaagaaaaaaaaacactgcaCCATTACTGCCCtagaaggaattattattattattattattattattattattattattattattattattattatttattggatttgtatgccgcccctctccgcagactcggggcggctaacaacagtggtaaaacaacatgaacaatccaattaataaaaacaactaaaaaaaccttattataaaaaaccaaacacacaaacataccatgcataacttgtaatggcctagggggaaaggataacttaactcccccatgcctggcgacaaaggtgggtcttaagtaatttgcgaaagacaaggagggtgggggccgttctaatctctggggggagttggttccagagggccggggccgccacagagaaggctcttcccctggggcccgccaaacaacattgtttggtcgacgggacccggagaaggccaactctgtgggacattatcggccgctgggattcgtgcggtagaaggcggtcccggatgtattctggcccaatgccatgtagggctttaaaggtcattaccaaccctttgaattgtgaccagaaaccgatcggcagccagtgcaggccgcggagtgttgtagaaacgtgggcgaatcttggaagtcccacgatggctctcgcggccgcattctgcacgatctgaagtttccgaacacttttcaaaggtagccccatgtagagagcgttgcagtagtcgaaactcgaggtgatgaggaatACCTGGGCCTGTGGCTTGACTCACCTGGTCTAAACTTGGGAACCTGGCCGTGTCCGACATATCTCCGCCGCGTCTCATTGGAGAAGGCTTCTTCGCCAGGAAGGACAACGGGGCGATGTGTAGCGAGACCCTCACCCTCCGTCTTGAGAGGACCCGGTTCCAACGTCGTTTGAACAGCAGGTGAATTTGGCACCGTCTCCTCACCTGTAGAGATGCTTCCCAGGAAATAGGTGGCTTCGTTCAGCTTGGAGGTTGGGGTGAGCAGGATGATGGGATCCTGGGTCTCGGAGTTTGGTTTTTGcaccttcttccttctcatttttctgaattttccatGCTTTCTAGGCCGGAGAGGAGGTGTGGTAGCATCGGCGTTCCCGATGGCCTGATATGGACTTGGATCCACAAGGTGAGCCTGGGGCATCAGACCATATTTCTTACACCTGGCACaggaaagagcaaaaaaaccaacaacccctCAATCTTTGCATTTCCACCGcacctttagaaacatagaaacatagaagactgacggcagaaaaagacctcatggtccatctagtctgcccttatactatttcctgtacttcatcttacaatggatctatgtttatcccaggcatgtttaaattcagttcctgtgattcttccttccttccttccttccttccttccttccttccttccttccttccttccttccttccttccttccttccttccttccttccttagaaatattgaaacatagaagattgatggcagaaaaagacctcctggtccatctagtctgtccttatactatttcctgtatttcatcttacaatggatctatgtttatcccaggcatgtttaaaattcagttcctgtggatttaccaaccacgtctgctggaagtttgttccaaggatctactactctttcagtgaaataatattttctcacgttgcttttgatctttcccccaactaacttcagattgtggccccttgttcttgtgttcactttcctattaaaaacacttccctcctgaaccttatttaaccctttaacatatttaaatgtttcgatcatgtccccccttttccttctgtcctccagactagacagattgagttcattaagtctttcctgatacgtttgatgcttcagaccttctaccattcttgtagcccgtctttggacccgttcaattttgtcaatatctttttgtaggtgaggtctccagaactgaacacagtattattccaaatgtggtctccttTACATGGGTTGTGCAATTCGGACTGGTCCTTCCTGCTTTCACGCGATGCCGCCGAGCCCAAAATTAATCAAACGGAGACAGATTTTTCCCGCAAGACAATAAGATATTGTAGATGGGCAAATCGTCTGTTGTGCAAACTCGGCTTTCAGCAAGATTTAGCAAGTCTTGAGAAGGCGTTTCGGATTTAAAGCCACCCACCCACCGTATGTGTGTGTAAATCGGCTAAAGTTAAATTTATGGCTTGCAGGAGGTGGATAAAAGAACGACAGCCAAGGACAATGGGATGTGGGAGGACTAAGAAAATAATTTGCAGAAAGAATAATCTGGATCAATTTGCAGGATTGTCCTCCAATTCGCAGAGATAGAACGGGCTTCCAGAAATTCTTACTAATGGGACACATTGGCGGGGAAATTTGGGGATTGTGGAAAGCCTATGTTTCCAGATCTCATGAAGGTTGGGGAAACACtattctgtcaagctctctggtagactcctcccaaaaattcacaggtacaaatttcagacacacacacgtttgaaaattcaaaacaatgttctttatctcgaaaatgcaaataaattaagccctctttttgtatagcaaagagccctcgtctccaaacaaactggtaatttgtacaagtcccttatcagttctgagatacttagcttgcagtgtgaggcaattcacagtccttcttctttcacaaagtgaaacacactttgtcctggtttagtttcaaagcggggaaaaatcagcacaccaaggtcgaagtcagcaaagcagacacgaaacacaacgatcagataatcctccacaatggccaaacccacaggctgctctttatagcagcctcactaatgaccacagccccacccaaccacaggtggcctccttttctttgataataatctctcagttgttgctgcctatgcatcgctctctgcatgcgtggctgtatcattaacttgttccgaatccaaggaggagctagagaattgatctccttctgagctgtctgccccactctcctcctccctgtcactcatgtcttcttggtcagaggagccttcatcagtggATTCCAccaggaacaaaacaggcctgtggcatgtggatgtctcccccacatccacagtccttggggcaggagctgggtcagagctaaccacaacaaacactaagtggggtgaggtatcatcagtatgcagatgatacccagctttacatctccaccccatgtccagtcggcgaagcagcggaagtgatgtgccggtgcctggaggctgttggggtctggatgggtgtcaacagactcaagctcaacccggataagacggagtggctgtgggttttgcctcccaaggacaattccatctgtccgtccatcaccctgggggggggaactattgaccccctcagagagggttcgcaacttgggcgtcctcctcgatccacagctcacattagagaaacatctttcagctgtggcgaggggggcatttgcccaggttcgcctggtgcaccagttgcggccctatttggaccgggagtcactgctcacagccactcatggcctcatcacctcgaggctcgactactgtaatgctctctacatggggctacctttgaaaagtgttcggaaacttcagatcgtgcagaatgcagctgcgagagcaatcatgggcgttcctaaattcgcccatgtcacaccaacactccgcagtctgcactggttgccgatcagtttccggtcacaattcaaagtgttggttatgacctataaagcccttcatggcactggaccagaatatctccgggaccgccttctgccgcacgaatcccagcgaccagttatgtcccacagagttggccttctccgggtcccgtcaactaaacaatgtcggttggcggggcccaggagaagagccttctctgtggtggccccgaccctttggaaccaactccccccagatatcagagttgcccccaccctcctagcctttcgtaagctccttaaaacccacctctgttgtcaggcatgggggaattgacatgttccttctccctaggcttataaaatttatgtatggtacgctagtgtgtatgattggttttaacttgtggggttttttaaactaatttaaatattggatttgttttacattgtattgctattgctgtgagccgccccgagtctgcggagaggggcggcatacaaatctgattaaataaataaataaataaataaataaataaataagtgcatttTTTCAGAAAACGGAATCCAATACATGGATACAGCACAAGTCCCACAGTTCCAGCAGATCTAAGTTTCTTAGAATCCCAAGTTAAGTTACATCACTGCTTCTCAAATACAGTGAGGCGACATTCTCGAGGTGACCCAGGGTAGCATAGAAATAGATTATGGTGGACCCTTGTCATGAATTGTACCGTGGTGGACTTTAGGCAATTGGACTGACATTcctatgatttcattgctgtttccagcacattcctttgtaaatagacaaatatacacAGTGACTTTATTTTTGAGTCTTCGCTGGGGAATAATTACTGCTAATTAACCAGGctggacagaacagaacataagaacctaagaagagccctgctgaatcaggccaaagcccatcgagtccagcattctgtggcccaccaattgtccatggggctcttcagcagaaagagaaggcaagaccatccctttcccttgacccccaacaaatgggacccaagggaaccacgtcttcctcaaccaacatagaggcggcacttggacatccatttcaataaccacctatgaaacacttggcatccatgaatctgtccaatcctgccttgaagctatccaggctgacagctgtcacaacctcttctggaagggaattccattaACCAAcgactctgggtgaagaaatatctccctttatttgtcctcgttTTCTTACCtaagagctttagggagtgtcccctcgtcctagtattgtgtgatagagaaaataattgttctccatccaccttttctatcccatgcaggattttataccctttgatcaagtcaccccttcaacgccgtctttcaaggctggagagaccaaggcgttgcaacatagtttcataagggaggggctccatttcttgGATTATTCTTCTTGCCCCTATGCCACCGGATTACTCACCCGCCCCACCAGTGCCATTCCAGGcagtcctccttctctttcaggtaGAAACATGGGATTTCCAGCAGGTTGAAAAAACTGGTCCCAATGAAGTTGGAGATGGTGTCGTTGAGGTTCTTCAAGCAATTACTGAACCTGTGGAGAAGGTGGAGGAAGGACATTCCGTTTGACAATTCCTGTTGCAAGGCTGGCGTATCCCATCTGCCAAGTCTCcgctggactacaactcccagcatcccCACCACCAACAGGACTCAACAATGCAAAGagagggaatgggaatgggaaagtTAGAAGTTCttagtcatggttgtcccatggTTGCTTTTTCCCCCCAAGAGGCAGATGGACTTTCTGatatttctttgaagatgttttgcttttcatcctaGGAGATTCCTCAGTTCTGACCGGAAGGATTGATATGGCTTGCAGACagatggtcatttgcattcttttaaggagtccttgaggccacttggaggttttgTCGGTGTCCTCAGGGTGACCTACAAGTGGACTCAAGGACTccttaaaagaatgcaaatgaccagctgtcttcaAGGAGAAATCTGGTCAGAActgaagcagcttcttggatgagaggagaaacatcttcaaagaaaaatcagaagtcCAACTGCcgcttgaaaaaagcacctttgggacgatagcaatgtcataataataataataataataattattattaattattattattattattaataataataataattattgttattattgttattgttgttattgttgttattatgatgatgatgataacaacaacaacaacaacaacaacaacaacaaagttggaagggaccttggaggtcttctagtccaaccccctgcttaggcaggaaaccctacactacttcagacagatggctatccaatatCTGCTTTAAAACATCCAGTATTGGAACacttacaacttctggtggcaagctgttccacggattaattgttctaactgtcaggaaattcctccttagttctaagttgcttctctccttctttagtttccacccattgcttcttgttctaccctcaggtgctttggagaagagcttgactccttctttggggcaacccctgagatattggaagactgctatcctgtctcccctggtccttcttttcattaaactagccgtgcccagttcctgcaaccgttcttcctatgttttagccctccagtctcctaatcctctttgttgctcttctctgcactttttctagagtctcaacatcctttttgcatcgtggtgaccaaaactagatgcaaatattccaagtgtggccttataaagtggtattaaccgtTCGCATGACCTctattccatccctctgttgatgcagcctagaactgtgttggctttgggGGCAGCTGTTGTACCACGCTGGCTCCtacttaaatggttgtccactaggacagtgatttccaaccttttttgagccgcggcacattttttacatttacaaaaccatggggcacattgagggggggggcagctaaaaaaagtttggacaaaaaaattctctctctttctcttcctccctttcgctctatttctctctccctcgctccctccctctctctctcccttcctcttttttctctctctctccatccctctttctttctctcttccttctttcctctttttttctctctttctctctccctccctctatgtctttctctctcccaccttccctccctctctttgtctctctctctctctttctttctctctctctctctttctctctcttgttttttctctctctcttgctctttctttctttctttctttctctctcttgttttctttctctctctgagcttcacggcacacctgaccatgtctcacggcacactagtgtgtcgcagcacactggttgaaaaacactgcactaggactccaagatccttctcacattTACTCCTGTTGAGCAAAGTATCACATGtaatgtacctgtgcattttgttcttCTTGCCTTGTGAGAAGAGAGTTGATGTGAGTTCAATAGATTGGAAAAGGGGCCAAATTGGCCAGGGCTACATCAAACCCCAAGTGTCTCGCAGGAGTCCGTACTCACCTGTTATCGCAGCTGCAGTGAGAAATGGTGTGCAAGCGATAGTTACGCATGCCGTACTTGAAACCTAGAGCGGCGATATGAGCGTCACACTTGTCATGCTCGCGACAACACACATCTGGGCCCTGGAAAACCCCTGCAAAAGGAAGGCAAAgaagaacaggtccaaagacggtctacaaaattggtggaaggtcttaagactaaaacctatcaggaaagacttaacgaactcaatctgtgtagtctgggggacagaaggaaaaggggggacatgatcgaaacatttaaatacattaaagggttaaataaggtccaggagggaagtgttttttaataggaaagtgaacccaagaacaagggggcacaatctgaggtcagttgggggaaagatcagaagcaacatgagaaaatattatttgacggaaagaggagtaggtgcttggaacaaacttccagcagaggtggttggtcaatccacaggaactgaagttaaacatgcctgggataaacatagatccatcctaagataaaataatataagggcagactagatggaccaggaggtctttttctgccgtcagtcttctatgtttctatgtttcttctatgatttgtggacttcaactcccagaattcctgagccaatcatgctagctcaggaattctgggagttgaagtccacgtgtcatagaagagccaacgttgcctgGAATGGTTAAGGAACCAGGCTGGTAACCAGGAATTCTGGTCCggccttaggcatgaaatccaGCTGGGGGCTTGAAGCCATGTTCCCCTCTCTCAGCCCAGCAtaacctcacaaggttgttgttctgggtcagaggtaggcaaagatggctcttctatgacttgtggacttcaactcccagaattcccgagctagcataattggctcaggaattctgggagttgaagtccacaagtcctagaagagccaatcTTTGCCTGTAATCTGGGCAAAAGAGGAAGGACTATTTTTGGCCATATTGAAGTTATTTGCACATCAACCCAAACTTGAACCAAGCTGCGTTCTCCAAGGTCAGCCTATCGACTCACACGACCGACACCTCCCACACCTCCATCAAAGAaccctctagaacagtgtttcccaaccttggcaacttgaagacatctggacttcaactcccagaattccccagccagcgttcgctggctggggaattctgggtgttgaagtccaaatatcttcaagttgccatggttgggaaacactgctctataagcTTCTCAGCAGAACTTCCTCCGCCTCTTCTGCCCCGCCTGGCAACctcagggggagggggggaaccaCCATCAGGAGATGGATTTCCCCCTGGGAAGCTAAACCACGTCTCCAACCCGCCTCCTCCTCCGACTTCTCACCGCGCCGGCATCATCCAGTAGCAAGGCGTTCCACCGACCGTCTATGCTGCTGACTCACTCAGACCAAGAAGAAAGGCTTCCCAACTTCTCACGCATTTGTCGgccggggtttttttccccctccccttttacgCACGGGTGTGCGTAAAGAGCCAACAAAGCGCCcgggattaattttttttttgtttgttttaaaggcGCAAAGAACTTTGGAGACCCTCGGGggatttgggtgggtgggtgggtggctgggaCAAGGGACACTTTCCTTCCCTTGGGACTTGGCAACCCACCCGAGGATGGAGCCCCGCCgacccttcctctccttccagaGGATCGAATCCCGCCGGCCTCTGCGCATCCCATTCTTCTCCCCCCTTACCCAGCTCCGAGGGCTGTTCAGCCGTGTGCCCGGCTCCGCACCAAAGCGTGCCGGGCACCGTCCAGCCACGCCGGCTCCGGGGCTTCGCCTGCCCTTCCCGCTTTGCCCTCGCGGGTTCGAAACCGGCCGGGAAATCTCCCTTGCAGACTCCTTTGCGCGCATCCAAGGCgtccagctccctccggagcctcggGTCCCAGGAGGCGCGCACCAAAGGGTGGCGCAGCCCCCCGGGGGCGCAGAGCTCCAGGTAGCGCCGGGTCGAGTCTGGGTCCGCGCGCAGGGCGCACTCCAGCAGCTGCCCGCTGCGCAAATCCCACAGGCTCTGCACCAGGACGGTGGCTGGGGAGGAACCGTCGAGGCGCAGCCAGAGGAAGTTCAGGAGCCCCGAGCGGCCCCCGGTGGCCCTGGTGGGGCAGGCCGTGTTGTCTTCGGTCCAGGAGCTGCGGGCGCAAGGCAGCGCCAAGCTGAGAGCCAGCAGCGCCCAGCGCGCAAAGGAAACCATGGCCAGCCAAAGGATGAATGAATGGAGCGCGCGGCGAGGCGGCTCTTTCGCCTTTCCCTTTTTTTGAAACGGAGGGGGTGGGCGCGGCCGCCAGGAGGCCTGGGATTGGACGGCGCCGGCGACACCACCCGCGGGGCCACGCCCGCTCGGGTTCCCACGCTTCCTTTCAGAGCCGCCGGGAGGTTTTATCTGCTCGCTCAGCTCGCCGGTGGTGGCTAGGTTGGGGAGGTTGGGGGTGGGGCGGTAGAGGGTCTCTGCGTGGCGCTCTTTCCTAGCGAGGGAAACTGCGAGGAAACCCCCACCCCCAGGtcctttttaaagaggcaactgggctttcattctttcatctgtctgtctatctatctatctatctatctatctatctatctatctatctatctatctatctatcaatcatctatagcagtgtttttcaaccagtgtgccgcccgtggcacactagtgtgctgcgagacatggtcaggtgtgccgcgaagcaggAAGCTcgggttccggtcttgcaactttttgctgagacagaaagagagagtgagagagagagaaagaaagaaagcaagagagaaagagagaaagagagagaaagaaagcaagcaagagagagagagagagaaaaggagagggagggagagagagagaaatgagcaaaaaggggaggaaaaaagagaaatgagaaaatgattgagacagagaatgagaggaaagagagagaaacaaaagagagagagaagtgactcttgatttaaagcatatgataaaaagcacccaaagaataagagagagaaacccccccagccctcacctgtttttggaaatggttcaagagtgtgtatacacacacacacacacacacacacacacacaagggggggagaggagacagggatgggaaaagagaggagagtgtcttagggtgtcattttgtgtcattttggttggtggtgtgccccaggattttgtaaatgtaaaaaatgtgccgcggctcaaaaaaggttgaaaatcactgatctatagaaacatagaaacatagaagactgacggcagaaaaagacctcaagatccatctagtctgcctttatactatttcctgtattttatcttaggatggatacaggaaatagtataagggcagactaaatggatcatgaggtctttttctgccgtcagtcttctatgtttctatctgtccatctgtctatcttctatctatttctctctctctcttctctctctctctcactttctctatctatcttctatctctttctatctatctctttctctatctatctatcttctccgggactgccttctgccgcacgaatcccagcaaccagttaggtcccacaaagttggccttctccgggtcccgtcaactaaacaatgtcgtttggcgggacccaggggaagagccttctatgtggcggccccgaccctttggaaccaactccccccagatatcagagttgcccccaccctcctagcctttcgtaagctccttaaaacccacctctgtcgtcaggcatgggggaattgacatgttccctccccctaggcttataaaatttatgcatggtatgctagtatgtatgattggttttaatttgtggtgtttttttaaattaacttaaatattagatttgttttacattgtattggtattgctgtgagccgccccaagtctgcggagaggggcggcatacaaatctgattaaacttaaacttaaacttctctctctctctctctctttatctatctacctacctacctacctacctatttttgtcaagtacatattgtgggtatacaaagatataactatgtt
This window harbors:
- the PLA2G3 gene encoding group 3 secretory phospholipase A2 — its product is MVSFARWALLALSLALPCARSSWTEDNTACPTRATGGRSGLLNFLWLRLDGSSPATVLVQSLWDLRSGQLLECALRADPDSTRRYLELCAPGGLRHPLVRASWDPRLRRELDALDARKGVCKGDFPAGFEPARAKREGQAKPRSRRGWTVPGTLWCGAGHTAEQPSELGVFQGPDVCCREHDKCDAHIAALGFKYGMRNYRLHTISHCSCDNRFSNCLKNLNDTISNFIGTSFFNLLEIPCFYLKEKEDCLEWHWWGGCKKYGLMPQAHLVDPSPYQAIGNADATTPPLRPRKHGKFRKMRRKKVQKPNSETQDPIILLTPTSKLNEATYFLGSISTGEETVPNSPAVQTTLEPGPLKTEGEGLATHRPVVLPGEEAFSNETRRRYVGHGQVPKFRPGLSRRCRCYQRLDQCPFQIGPNEFKYQLHNSDDRTLFHCNCTRRLARFLHRRKGPNEVEEEVLSRYISPSCFVLETLPGCRTGDDSGPNCIDIGKALLAPARHLTNRLMGKRARASFKVKRQERASLEGAVQLFDKCVRLVRADLRTAPR